From a region of the Nitrospirota bacterium genome:
- a CDS encoding radical SAM protein, translating into MKIEYSKGERASKELILLNRQRFEATSGRKMKVMLIFPPDWFPSEPYLSLPSLTAVLRQAGHTVIQKDINLEMWDWYFSEDFLKKVLRRVPQQLDRLRKLSKKRDLDAKEMDLQLALCDVTRQKIDELIKKAEKAKAIIRGEVFYEIDQLEWAIQVFREVTSVISMVYAPARICMPPMETDLSYKVFVSSEVMDAVNDTQVNIYRDVFDHLVKPAIEKEQPDVIGISIVLQQQMFSTMTFCALIKQHFPHIHITIGGNTVTRLRDVLPQSPLFQYFDSAVVYEGETAFVQLVSAVGAKRSLADVPNTIYKDETGVHTSETSFAEDMHALPPPDFDGLLLDKYFVPTKILPYLATRGCYWGRCEFCDHGEGYTAGYRTKKIQDILGEIRHLRDKYGAKHFHFTDESYPPALFRKLARGLIDTKMDIVWTTHMRFEKSLLEDQVWQDAKDSGCKYLHFGYESGNERVLKLMDKATTTEIMTKHLQLTANAGIWNHCMGFFGFPGETKEEAWSSVEFLEQNKDHVHSLGFGTFDLGRHNPVAKHPDKWGVTAYKNPEWDLALDYYYTVKNGMSIEEAERVFQQFEQNHYAGWDLRLYIREYIFLYIAKFGLEKLRDLQYQAMKTAGVMPTLAGKM; encoded by the coding sequence ATGAAGATTGAGTATTCCAAGGGCGAGCGGGCTTCCAAAGAACTGATTCTCCTGAATCGTCAGAGATTCGAAGCCACCAGCGGTCGGAAGATGAAGGTCATGCTGATCTTCCCGCCCGACTGGTTTCCGTCAGAGCCCTATCTCAGCCTTCCCTCCCTCACCGCCGTCCTCCGCCAGGCCGGGCATACGGTCATCCAAAAAGACATCAATCTCGAAATGTGGGACTGGTACTTCAGCGAGGACTTTTTGAAGAAAGTCCTGCGCCGGGTGCCGCAGCAGCTCGACCGGCTCCGCAAGCTCTCCAAGAAGCGGGATCTGGACGCCAAGGAGATGGATTTGCAGCTCGCACTCTGCGATGTGACCAGGCAGAAGATCGATGAATTGATCAAGAAGGCGGAGAAGGCCAAGGCGATCATCCGTGGGGAAGTATTCTACGAAATCGATCAGTTAGAGTGGGCCATTCAAGTCTTTCGCGAAGTCACGTCGGTCATTTCGATGGTCTATGCCCCAGCGCGGATCTGCATGCCGCCGATGGAGACGGACCTGTCCTACAAGGTTTTCGTCTCCTCCGAAGTCATGGATGCGGTGAACGATACCCAGGTGAATATCTACCGCGACGTGTTCGACCATTTGGTGAAGCCGGCGATCGAGAAGGAACAGCCGGACGTGATCGGTATCTCGATCGTGTTGCAGCAGCAGATGTTCTCCACCATGACCTTCTGCGCCCTGATCAAGCAGCACTTCCCCCATATCCACATCACGATCGGCGGGAACACGGTCACGCGCCTGCGCGACGTGCTGCCCCAGTCGCCTCTGTTCCAATATTTCGACAGTGCCGTGGTCTATGAAGGGGAGACGGCCTTCGTCCAACTGGTGTCAGCGGTGGGGGCGAAGCGGAGCCTGGCGGACGTGCCGAACACGATCTACAAGGACGAGACCGGGGTCCATACGTCGGAGACGAGTTTTGCAGAAGACATGCATGCGCTGCCGCCGCCGGACTTCGACGGGCTGTTGCTGGACAAATATTTTGTGCCGACGAAGATCCTGCCCTATCTGGCGACGCGCGGCTGCTACTGGGGCCGCTGCGAGTTTTGCGACCATGGCGAGGGCTATACGGCTGGCTACCGGACGAAGAAGATCCAGGACATTCTCGGAGAGATCCGGCATCTGCGCGATAAGTACGGGGCGAAGCATTTTCACTTCACCGACGAGTCGTACCCGCCGGCCCTGTTTCGTAAACTGGCGCGCGGCTTGATCGACACCAAAATGGATATCGTCTGGACGACGCACATGCGGTTTGAGAAGAGCCTGCTGGAAGATCAAGTCTGGCAGGATGCGAAGGATTCGGGCTGCAAGTATCTCCACTTCGGCTACGAATCGGGGAATGAGCGGGTGCTGAAGCTGATGGACAAGGCGACGACGACAGAGATCATGACGAAGCATCTCCAACTCACGGCCAATGCCGGTATCTGGAACCATTGCATGGGCTTCTTCGGCTTTCCCGGCGAGACGAAGGAAGAGGCCTGGTCCTCGGTGGAGTTTCTGGAACAGAACAAGGACCATGTGCATTCTCTCGGCTTCGGCACCTTCGATCTCGGCAGACATAATCCGGTGGCGAAGCATCCGGATAAGTGGGGCGTGACCGCCTATAAGAATCCCGAATGGGATCTGGCGCTCGACTACTACTACACGGTGAAGAACGGCATGAGCATCGAAGAGGCGGAGCGGGTGTTTCAACAGTTCGAACAGAACCATTACGCGGGCTGGGACCTGCGGCTGTACATCAGGGAATATATTTTTCTGTATATCGCGAAGTTCGGGTTGGAGAAGTTGCGGGATCTGCAATATCAAGCGATGAAAACGGCGGGCGTGATGCCGACGCTCGCGGGGAAAATGTGA
- a CDS encoding DUF262 domain-containing protein gives MSYRSETIALTIGRMNRQYFLPAIQREFVWKPEQIVQLFDSIMRGYPISSFLFWELKPENRDKWQVYEFLEKAAYGGMHNQLASTDGVTSLSLVLDGQQRLTSLMIGLRGTYTAKKKYKRWDNPDAWSAQRLHLDLFADPRLDSEGASESGVYYKFEFMEETPVPNSEHYWFKIGRILDFDERQKLDDFLEEKDEELTKQGLSRSERRTFEKNIERLYQAVHVDEVIAYYTETDQDYDRVLDIFVRANEGGTKLSKSDLLLSMVTSSWDGVNARDEIFNFVDRINTQLTRRNDFDKDFIMKSCLVLTDLPVAYKVQNFNNANLTTIRQHWPRIKKAIEQGVDLANSFGIDRDNLTSANALIPIIYYLFKNPGVSLRGSTPFEAHNAGLIRRWLIMALLNGVFGGTSDNMLRDIRASLQGMSGAGADFPIDAINLTIRKAGRSAEFDDFALGEMLNRTYGQQQTFLALSLLYDDAGWGTMQFHQDHIFARSLFKPKELSTMGRLDWIQKKDRLGNLCLLLAPENMGKQDMPVGKWLSSREPGFLKRHLIPDDQALWEFERFPDFLEAREELVRRRLKALFGSTVAQLSSGAHPARNE, from the coding sequence ATGAGCTACCGCTCTGAAACAATCGCCCTCACCATCGGACGAATGAACCGCCAATATTTCCTCCCTGCGATCCAAAGAGAGTTCGTCTGGAAGCCTGAGCAGATCGTGCAACTCTTTGACTCGATCATGCGGGGTTACCCAATCAGCTCATTTCTGTTCTGGGAGCTGAAGCCGGAAAACCGCGACAAATGGCAAGTTTACGAGTTTCTTGAAAAAGCGGCATACGGCGGCATGCATAACCAGTTGGCGAGCACGGATGGTGTCACAAGTCTATCCCTCGTGCTGGACGGACAGCAGCGCCTCACGTCCCTGATGATTGGCCTTCGTGGCACCTATACGGCGAAGAAAAAGTACAAGCGGTGGGACAATCCGGACGCTTGGAGCGCTCAGAGATTGCATCTCGATCTCTTCGCCGATCCTCGCCTCGACAGCGAGGGGGCATCCGAGAGCGGCGTGTATTACAAGTTTGAGTTCATGGAAGAAACACCGGTGCCGAATTCTGAGCATTACTGGTTCAAGATCGGGCGAATTCTCGACTTCGACGAGCGCCAGAAGCTTGACGACTTCCTTGAAGAGAAGGACGAAGAACTTACCAAGCAGGGGCTGTCACGCAGTGAGCGTAGGACATTCGAAAAAAATATTGAGCGGCTCTATCAAGCTGTGCATGTCGATGAGGTAATCGCGTACTACACGGAGACTGATCAAGACTATGATCGCGTTCTGGACATCTTCGTTCGTGCAAACGAGGGTGGGACTAAACTGAGTAAGTCCGACCTCTTGCTTTCAATGGTTACATCGAGCTGGGACGGCGTAAACGCGCGGGACGAGATTTTCAACTTCGTTGATCGCATCAATACACAACTGACCAGGCGCAACGATTTTGACAAAGACTTCATCATGAAGTCGTGTCTTGTTCTTACAGACCTTCCTGTCGCGTACAAGGTGCAAAACTTCAACAACGCGAATCTGACCACCATTCGTCAGCATTGGCCTAGAATCAAGAAGGCCATTGAGCAGGGCGTTGACCTTGCCAATTCGTTCGGGATCGACCGAGACAACTTAACAAGTGCCAACGCGCTAATCCCGATCATCTACTACTTGTTTAAGAACCCTGGTGTGAGCTTGCGGGGTTCCACACCATTCGAAGCGCACAATGCGGGCTTGATTCGGCGTTGGCTCATTATGGCGCTCCTGAACGGAGTGTTCGGCGGAACGTCGGATAACATGCTGCGGGACATTCGTGCGAGCCTGCAGGGAATGTCTGGTGCGGGAGCCGACTTTCCCATCGACGCGATCAATCTCACCATTCGAAAGGCAGGACGCTCGGCAGAATTCGATGATTTCGCTTTGGGTGAAATGCTAAACCGCACCTATGGGCAGCAGCAGACCTTTCTGGCTCTTTCCTTGCTGTATGATGATGCGGGTTGGGGGACTATGCAGTTCCACCAGGACCACATCTTTGCGCGTAGTCTGTTCAAGCCAAAGGAGCTTTCAACCATGGGGAGGCTAGACTGGATCCAGAAGAAAGATCGTCTAGGAAACCTCTGTTTGCTGCTTGCCCCTGAGAACATGGGGAAACAAGATATGCCCGTGGGTAAGTGGTTGAGCTCGCGCGAGCCGGGCTTCTTGAAACGTCACCTGATTCCAGACGATCAGGCGCTTTGGGAATTCGAGCGTTTTCCAGACTTCTTGGAGGCCCGCGAGGAATTGGTGCGCCGCCGACTCAAGGCACTGTTCGGATCAACTGTAGCTCAACTATCATCCGGCGCGCAT